Genomic DNA from Halobaculum sp. CBA1158:
GACTCGCCGCCCTCGACGGCCGGTCCTCCACCCTCGGCCGCCGACCCGTCGCCGTCGAACGCCGCGACGCCTCCCTCGATCCCGACGCCGAGGTCGTACGCTCCGTCGCTCGACAGGACCGCGTTCGCGCGGTTGACCGCACCCTCGCGGGTCTCAGCGGTTCCCCGCGGCTGTTCGGCGACGCCCGAGGGGACGGGATGCGCCTCGACGACCGTCTCGTCGATCGTCTCGCCGACCCACTCCACGTCCGTCACCGCTCGCTCGGTCGCCGCGCGCTTCACCGGGTTGCCGGAGCCGACGCCGATCTGCATGGCCGGACGTTCGCGCGGTCGGACCTGTGTCTTGCCTTTCCGGTCCGTGTCTTGCTTTCCGGTCCGTGTCTTGCTTTCCGGTCCGTGTCTTGCCCTTCTGGCGACGAGTACTCCGCCCGCTCCGGTCCTCACGCGCCACCGCCGGACGCGAGGGTTCAAATACTGAGCCGCGACCACACTCGGCGTGACCAGCGACCCCGGCGGCGACGCGGACGCGGATGCCGACAGCGACGCAGACGTCGATGTCGCCGCGGGGGCGGACGCGGATGCCGACAGCGACGCAGACGTCGATGTCGCCGCGGGGGCGGACGCGGGCGGCCCGGACGGGGTCGGCGCGGACGCGGTCCGTGCGAGTCTCCGCGCGCTCGCGTTGGATGACGCACCCGCCATCGGCGCGTCCGGCGGTGACGCCGACGCGGAGGGTGGAGACCGGAATCCGACGGTCGATCGGTCCCGGGTCGAGCAACGACGGCTCGTCGCCGACGCGGAGGCGGCGATGTCGAGCGTCGAGCGAGCCGCCGCGTTCGCCGACTCGGGCGGGTTCGACGGCGTCCGCGAACTCGTCGGCGACGGGACGGGCGTCGACGACACCCTCCGCCGGCGGGCCGAGCGCGTCCTCGACGGCCTCGCGGCGTACCGGACGGCACACCGCGAGGCCGTCGGAACGCGAGCCGTTCACTTCCACCCCGGTCACGACAGCCATATGCCGTGTGGGGAACAAGCCGGAGGCAATCGATGACGCGGATCATCCACACCGGCGACACCCACATCGGGTACCGTCAGTACCACTCGCCCGAGCGGCGAGCGGACTTCCTCGACGCCTTCGAGCAGGTGATCGCCGACGCCGTGGCCGACGGGGTCGGGGCGGTCGTCCACGCCGGCGACCTGTTCCACGACCGCCGACCCGACCTCCCCGACCTGCTCGGGGTGCTGTCGGCCCTCCGCGACCTCGACGACGCCGGGATCCCGTTTCTCGCCGTCGTCGGCAACCACGAGTCGACGCGCGGCGGGCAGTGGCTCGACCTGTTCGAGTCCCTCGGGCTCGCCACGCGCCTGGGCTCGGAGCCGACGGTGGTCGGCGACACGGCCTTCTACGGCCTCGATCACGTGCCGGAGAGCCAGCGCCACAAGTTGGAGTACGAGTTCGCGCCCCACGACGCCGACGCGGCGGCGCTGGTGGGCCACGGCCTGTTCGAGCCGTTCTCCTACGCCGACTGGGACACCGAGACGGTGCTCCGGGAGTCGACCGTCGACTTCGACGCGATGTTGCTGGGCGACAACCACGCGCCCGACACCGCGGAGGTCGACGGGACGTGGGTGACCTACTGCGGGTCGACCGAGCGCGCGTCCGCGAGCGAGCGCGACGGCCGCGGCTACAACCTCGTCTCGTTCGCCGGCGACGCCGACGGCGACGACGCGGTCGACGTCCGCCGGCGCGCGCTCGAGACGCGTCCGTTCGTGTTCGTC
This window encodes:
- a CDS encoding inosine/xanthosine triphosphatase; translated protein: MQIGVGSGNPVKRAATERAVTDVEWVGETIDETVVEAHPVPSGVAEQPRGTAETREGAVNRANAVLSSDGAYDLGVGIEGGVAAFDGDGSAAEGGGPAVEGGESAVAGDDTLFLVMWAAVSDGDRLGLGAGPSLALPASIGDRVRDGEELGPVMDDVLGESDVARRQGAAGALTAGGVDRTDALRTAVAGALGPFVTGLYE
- the mre11 gene encoding DNA double-strand break repair protein Mre11, translating into MTRIIHTGDTHIGYRQYHSPERRADFLDAFEQVIADAVADGVGAVVHAGDLFHDRRPDLPDLLGVLSALRDLDDAGIPFLAVVGNHESTRGGQWLDLFESLGLATRLGSEPTVVGDTAFYGLDHVPESQRHKLEYEFAPHDADAAALVGHGLFEPFSYADWDTETVLRESTVDFDAMLLGDNHAPDTAEVDGTWVTYCGSTERASASERDGRGYNLVSFAGDADGDDAVDVRRRALETRPFVFVDAELGPEEGIDRVRDRVREHGVEDAVVIVEVTGEGDPIAPAAVEEFAADRGALVARVTDRREVETDEELSVNFADPDAAVRERVADLGLSTAARDVDDVVRGELADSNVREEVRRRLEERLDEGALADAVADSAGDPGDPDDATGGGVDAPGDAAAGDSSSDQDGVDAADESADAAGDGQLTLGDSR